The following are encoded in a window of Sminthopsis crassicaudata isolate SCR6 chromosome 3, ASM4859323v1, whole genome shotgun sequence genomic DNA:
- the LOC141562498 gene encoding olfactory receptor 52P1-like, which translates to MISSNNTIQEPLVLFLLGIPGLESIHLWLSIPVCFLGMATIVGNVTILALVATEPALHKPVYFFLCMLSTIDLAASVTTLPKLLAILWFGAGHIAVATCLAQMFFIHAFCMMESTVLLAMAFDRYVAICDPLRYATILTDTVIARIGLAALLRGSLLMFPCPFLIGRLSFCHSHVIPHTYCEHMAVVKLACGNTIPNRVYGLTAALLVIGVDLLCIGLSYALIARAVLRLSSREARAKALGTCGSHICVILISYTPALFSFFTHRFGRHVPLHIHILLANVYLLFPPALNPIVYGVKTKEIRDRVVRVFLRGQSSGEKD; encoded by the coding sequence ATGATATCTTCAAACAACACAATCCAGGAACCTCTTGTGTTATTTCTCCTGGGCATTCCAGGCTTGGAGTCAATCCATCTATGGCTCTCCATACCCGTGTGCTTCCTGGGTATGGCTACTATTGTGGGTAATGTGACCATTTTGGCTCTGGTTGCCACTGAGCCTGCTCTGCATAAGCCTGTgtacttctttctctgtatgcTCTCTACCATTGATCTGGCTGCATCAGTCACCACTTTGCCCAAACTTCTGGCCATCCTGTGGTTTGGGGCTGGGCACATTGCTGTTGCCACTTGCCTGGCTCAGATGTTCTTTATTCATGCCTTCTGCATGATGGAGTCCACAGTGCTGCTAGCTATGGCCTTTGATCGTTATGTTGCCATCTGTGACCCGCTGCGTTATGCTACTATTCTAACTGACACAGTCATTGCTCGGATTGGCTTAGCTGCGCTGCTACGTGGTTCACTGCTGATGTTTCCTTGCCCCTTTCTTATTGGACGCCTGAGCTTCTGCCACAGTCATGTGATTCCACACACATACTGTGAACATATGGCTGTGGTGAAGTTGGCTTGTGGGAACACCATACCCAACCGTGTGTACGGTTTGACAGCAGCATTGCTTGTCATTGGGGTGGACTTGCTCTGCATTGGCCTCTCCTATGCACTTATTGCACGAGCTGTTCTCCGTCTCTCATCCCGTGAAGCCAGGGCTAAGGCCCTAGGGACATGTGGTTCCCATATCTGTGTCATCCTAATCTCATATACACCtgccctcttttccttctttacccATCGCTTTGGCCGCCATGTCCCACTTCACATCCACATTCTCTTGGCAAATGTTTACCTGCTCTTCCCACCAGCACTCAACCCCATTGTCTATGGTGTTAAGACTAAAGAGATTCGAGATCGAGTAGTTAGGGTGTTCTTGAGAGGCCAAAGTTCTGGGGAAAAAGACTAG